From Streptomyces griseorubiginosus, one genomic window encodes:
- the greA gene encoding transcription elongation factor GreA, with protein MTQTSEDVTWLTQEAYTKLKEELAYLSGPAREEVTAKIAAAREEGDLRENGGYHAAKEEQGKQELRIRQLTQLLEKAKVGEAPASADGTVAPGMVVTIAFDGDEDDTMTFLLASREYASADVETYSPQSPLGSGVIGHKVGEDAEYELPNGKKASVTILKAEPYSG; from the coding sequence GTGACCCAGACCAGCGAAGACGTCACCTGGCTTACGCAGGAGGCGTACACCAAGCTCAAGGAAGAGCTGGCGTACCTGTCTGGTCCCGCGCGCGAGGAAGTCACCGCGAAGATCGCGGCCGCGCGCGAGGAGGGCGACCTGCGCGAGAACGGCGGGTACCACGCGGCCAAGGAAGAGCAGGGCAAGCAGGAGCTCCGCATCCGCCAGCTGACCCAGCTCCTGGAGAAGGCCAAGGTCGGCGAGGCTCCGGCGTCCGCGGACGGCACCGTGGCACCCGGCATGGTCGTGACCATCGCCTTCGACGGTGACGAGGACGACACCATGACCTTCCTGCTCGCCTCCCGCGAGTACGCGAGCGCGGACGTCGAGACCTACTCACCGCAGTCCCCGCTCGGCTCCGGCGTGATCGGCCACAAGGTCGGTGAGGACGCGGAGTACGAACTGCCGAACGGCAAGAAGGCCTCCGTCACCA
- a CDS encoding DUF4307 domain-containing protein: MSTASTQLPEGRYGRSSDERADHRLRIAGAVLGTLLLVLIGYFAYHYVGQNKISGEVIAFDAKKSAVEVHLEVRKDSGTSGYCTVRSQAADGSEVGRADFRFGGDATRIDKLVTLRTTAPGTTAELLGCHAD, from the coding sequence ATGAGTACGGCGAGCACTCAGCTGCCCGAGGGCCGCTACGGCCGTTCCTCGGACGAGCGTGCCGACCACAGGCTCAGGATCGCCGGTGCCGTGCTCGGCACCCTCCTGCTCGTGCTGATCGGTTACTTCGCCTATCACTACGTGGGCCAGAACAAGATCAGCGGCGAGGTGATCGCCTTCGACGCGAAGAAGTCCGCGGTCGAGGTGCATCTGGAGGTCCGCAAGGACTCCGGCACCTCCGGCTACTGCACGGTCCGCTCCCAGGCGGCGGACGGCTCCGAGGTGGGCCGGGCCGACTTCCGCTTCGGCGGCGACGCCACCCGCATCGACAAGCTCGTCACCCTCCGTACGACGGCCCCCGGGACCACGGCCGAGCTGCTGGGCTGTCACGCCGACTGA